From the Clostridium sp. Marseille-P299 genome, one window contains:
- a CDS encoding nucleotidyltransferase domain-containing protein, with the protein MTELADYLAELITAQLDGRIPAPVPNNISVPTLFHIGKSHYLNVLLLKSIMQLEVEEAQKEKAKQEVLSCILKSATQKNELKKILDCFEKNRIKNHPMKGCILKQVYSVAELREMSDIDILVEENNMGKVQKLLAELGYELKYQEAQHDIYIKKPYMVVEIHRSLYNARIDTYQFNYFGTFQKSRLIPGKSYTYEFSKEDFYIYMIAHMAKHFYETGCGIRNLVDIYVFLEKYKQIIDKDYLNQELIKCGLYKFAQYMEELSYTWLQGKESTPFLDDLFEYMLNCGVYGKDENGIWNQYAKESVAKTKYSRIKLRMWYYFPPLYYMKVYYPWLKKAPFFLPIAWGIRGASGVFESKGKDKIRLLKVADPREIETIQKIYKEINLDFHA; encoded by the coding sequence ATGACAGAATTAGCGGATTACTTAGCAGAATTAATTACTGCTCAATTGGATGGTAGGATACCAGCGCCAGTACCAAATAACATCTCTGTTCCTACGTTATTTCATATAGGGAAAAGTCATTATCTCAATGTTTTACTATTAAAATCTATCATGCAGCTAGAAGTGGAAGAAGCACAAAAAGAGAAGGCAAAACAAGAGGTTTTATCTTGCATATTAAAATCTGCTACACAAAAAAATGAACTAAAAAAGATTTTGGATTGCTTCGAAAAAAATAGGATTAAAAATCATCCTATGAAGGGGTGTATATTAAAGCAAGTATATAGTGTTGCGGAATTAAGGGAAATGAGTGATATTGATATTTTAGTGGAAGAAAATAATATGGGCAAAGTCCAGAAACTTTTGGCGGAGCTTGGCTATGAATTAAAGTATCAAGAAGCTCAGCATGATATTTACATAAAAAAGCCATATATGGTAGTGGAAATTCATCGTTCTCTTTATAATGCAAGGATAGATACCTATCAATTTAATTATTTTGGTACATTTCAAAAAAGTAGGCTAATACCGGGAAAGAGTTATACATACGAGTTTAGCAAGGAAGATTTCTATATTTATATGATTGCCCATATGGCAAAACATTTTTATGAAACAGGATGTGGAATCAGAAATCTAGTTGATATTTATGTTTTTTTAGAAAAGTACAAACAGATTATCGATAAAGATTATTTAAATCAAGAGTTGATAAAATGTGGTTTGTACAAGTTTGCTCAATATATGGAAGAGTTGTCCTATACTTGGTTACAAGGAAAAGAGTCAACACCTTTTTTAGATGATTTGTTTGAATATATGTTAAACTGCGGTGTCTATGGAAAAGATGAAAATGGAATATGGAATCAGTATGCAAAAGAATCTGTCGCTAAAACAAAATATTCAAGAATCAAGTTAAGAATGTGGTATTATTTTCCTCCGCTTTATTATATGAAAGTATATTATCCGTGGTTGAAAAAAGCACCATTTTTCTTGCCAATAGCTTGGGGAATTCGGGGGGCTAGTGGAGTATTTGAGAGTAAGGGAAAAGATAAGATAAGGTTACTAAAAGTAGCAGATCCAAGAGAAATTGAAACAATCCAAAAAATTTATAAGGAGATAAATCTTGATTTTCACGCATAG
- a CDS encoding asparagine synthase-related protein: MSGIFGVIDFTKKTINHSYEEDMKSPYYNYCIDEYQSTTKENHMMGCALQHITKEAKLEQFPYSNEDKTIYLTADCVLDNRDELLSKLQLPSHIPDGALIFHAFLKWGRHCIHHLLGCFSFVVYDSKINEAYLFADHISSRSLFYYYSEGKVYFSTLIRSILKANNYNINKNKRWILDCMAMKTPIMITNPEETPFQGVKKVLAGCYVTIGLEKQYCIEYWSPIKKAKEWKRAKDTEYQHRLLSTLNNAVQSAIRTDGEVGIYLSSGLDSASVACVAAPLLQKCNKNLYSFTAIPEESFINTHSSYYIVNESKGVLDICKQYPNIIPSFETSESKSILTEIDEIISITELPTKSGENVVWLNEIAKSASKKGCKILLDGQHGNSTLSNGHLREYFKHLFTNLHFIKAMKVVDTYGKYHRISRKRLAFSLTKSVFSEPFSRWLAKRDDLFQDVLVNKELAKCYKTNIRLRKNFYNSNHTIIPKWKEIKSDMFSKLEFSQVGEFKTKLGLKYGMLLRDPLADKHLIELTMTLPFSCFVSEGYERRLVRKYMKGIIPNTILDDTYHRGLQGADYLHRYNKHWKEYKDLFHQGIFSKDFVPYINKVKTTEYFNYFDHQVDAEHSAAFRQLTILFVMSKYFDWTFLNCP, from the coding sequence ATGTCTGGTATATTTGGAGTTATCGATTTTACTAAGAAAACTATAAATCACTCATACGAAGAAGATATGAAATCACCATATTACAACTATTGCATTGATGAGTACCAAAGTACAACAAAAGAAAATCATATGATGGGTTGTGCTCTTCAACATATTACAAAAGAAGCAAAATTAGAGCAATTTCCATATTCCAATGAGGATAAAACAATATACCTTACTGCCGACTGTGTATTAGATAATAGAGACGAGTTGCTTTCTAAATTACAATTACCATCTCATATACCAGATGGAGCTCTTATTTTCCATGCCTTTTTAAAATGGGGTAGACACTGCATCCATCATCTACTTGGATGTTTTTCTTTTGTTGTTTACGATTCCAAGATTAATGAAGCATATTTATTTGCAGACCACATTTCAAGCCGTTCCCTATTTTACTATTATTCTGAAGGTAAAGTTTACTTTTCTACTTTAATTCGTTCTATATTAAAGGCCAATAATTACAATATTAATAAAAATAAACGCTGGATTCTCGATTGTATGGCCATGAAAACCCCAATTATGATAACAAACCCAGAAGAAACTCCATTTCAAGGAGTAAAAAAAGTTCTCGCTGGGTGCTATGTTACGATCGGACTAGAGAAACAATATTGTATTGAGTATTGGAGTCCAATAAAAAAAGCAAAAGAATGGAAACGTGCAAAAGACACGGAATATCAACATCGTTTACTCTCTACCTTAAATAACGCAGTACAATCTGCAATTCGGACCGATGGAGAGGTGGGAATTTATTTAAGTAGTGGCTTAGACTCTGCGTCTGTAGCATGCGTCGCTGCACCATTACTACAAAAATGCAATAAAAATCTTTATAGTTTTACTGCAATACCAGAAGAATCTTTTATTAATACACATTCTTCTTACTATATTGTAAACGAATCAAAAGGAGTTCTTGACATTTGCAAACAATATCCAAACATTATCCCTTCCTTTGAAACGTCAGAAAGCAAATCCATATTGACAGAAATTGATGAAATCATATCCATTACCGAGTTGCCTACCAAATCAGGTGAAAATGTCGTATGGTTAAACGAAATTGCGAAATCAGCTTCAAAAAAAGGATGTAAAATCCTATTGGATGGACAACATGGTAATTCCACGCTATCAAATGGTCATTTAAGAGAATATTTTAAGCATTTATTCACAAACCTACATTTCATCAAAGCGATGAAAGTAGTAGATACATATGGTAAATATCATCGTATCTCAAGAAAAAGACTCGCATTCTCGCTAACAAAATCTGTCTTTTCAGAACCATTTAGTAGATGGTTGGCAAAAAGAGATGATTTATTTCAAGATGTCCTTGTAAACAAAGAATTAGCCAAGTGCTATAAAACAAATATTCGACTTAGAAAAAATTTTTATAACAGCAATCATACCATAATTCCAAAATGGAAAGAGATTAAATCGGACATGTTCTCTAAACTTGAATTTTCACAAGTGGGCGAATTTAAAACAAAACTAGGTTTGAAATACGGTATGCTTCTTCGAGATCCTCTTGCTGATAAACATTTAATTGAATTAACTATGACATTGCCATTTTCTTGTTTTGTTAGTGAAGGATATGAACGTAGACTTGTTCGTAAATATATGAAAGGAATTATTCCGAATACAATCTTAGATGATACATATCATCGTGGATTACAAGGGGCTGACTACCTACATCGCTATAACAAACATTGGAAGGAGTATAAAGATCTTTTTCATCAAGGGATATTCTCAAAAGACTTTGTCCCTTACATTAATAAAGTAAAAACCACTGAGTATTTTAACTATTTTGATCATCAAGTTGACGCAGAGCATTCTGCTGCCTTTCGGCAATTAACGATCTTATTCGTTATGTCAAAATATTTTGATTGGACATTCCTTAATTGTCCATAA
- a CDS encoding PqqD family peptide modification chaperone has protein sequence MDSSSVRLVRKLDVTDLCGEKVMIDFETGKYFMLKGIANDIWDMLGEQEFISINNIISELLTKYEVEEEMCDTSVRDFLKKLNVMNMIEYC, from the coding sequence ATGGATTCTTCATCTGTGAGATTAGTTCGCAAATTAGATGTTACGGATTTATGTGGTGAGAAAGTTATGATAGATTTTGAAACTGGGAAGTACTTTATGCTAAAGGGTATCGCTAATGATATATGGGATATGCTAGGAGAACAAGAATTTATTTCAATCAATAATATAATTAGCGAATTATTAACGAAGTATGAGGTAGAGGAGGAGATGTGTGATACCTCAGTAAGGGACTTTCTAAAGAAGCTAAATGTAATGAATATGATTGAATATTGTTAA
- a CDS encoding lasso peptide biosynthesis B2 protein, with the protein MKLIRFMMNNRHKKLTLKTYLLTGYYRLCILLIPFNKLKKRLGSINEESIQNESNRNYKEARLIQWVVEHVAHNSPWDSKCMVQAWTAQRLLRSKNISSTLYLGVGKDDEGKMIAHAWIRSGQFYVTGGNGEGYAIVARFRV; encoded by the coding sequence ATGAAATTAATTCGATTTATGATGAATAATCGACATAAGAAATTAACATTAAAAACCTATCTGCTCACTGGATATTATCGATTATGCATACTTCTTATTCCTTTTAATAAATTAAAGAAGAGACTTGGTAGTATAAATGAGGAGTCTATTCAAAACGAATCAAATCGCAATTATAAAGAAGCAAGGCTTATTCAATGGGTAGTGGAACATGTTGCTCATAATTCACCCTGGGATAGCAAGTGTATGGTGCAGGCGTGGACGGCCCAACGGCTTTTAAGGAGTAAAAATATCTCATCTACTTTGTATCTTGGGGTAGGTAAGGATGATGAAGGTAAGATGATTGCACATGCGTGGATTCGAAGTGGACAATTTTATGTGACAGGTGGGAACGGAGAAGGATATGCTATCGTAGCACGTTTTCGAGTATAA
- the sulP gene encoding SulP family inorganic anion transporter, with product MEKLKPKLFSVLKHYSKEQLLKDITAGIIVAIIALPLSIALAIASGVNPERGLYTAIIAGFFISFFGGSRVQIGGPTAAFVVIIYGIIQEHGMNGLIIATIMAGFLLIIMGLLRFGTLIKFIPYTITTGFTAGIAVGIFAGQIKDFLGLSMGSVPSEFLEKMKAYAEHITTINWSALLIGAISLLILILWPKVTDKIPGSLIAVIVSTLIVKFSGMNVSTIGSVYGELSSKFPTMQIPDLNFHTIKSLFQPALTIAILAGIESLLSCVVSDGMIGSKHRSNMELIAQGIGNIFSSLFGGLPATGAIARTAANVKNGGRTPIAGIVHSITLLLILLVLMPLAALIPMPTLAAVLIMVAYNMSEWRVFVNLVKTAPKSDIIVLVTTFLLTVIFDLVVAIEVGVVLTALLFMKRMADVTDIKGWKYIQEEDSDNESDSENINLKVVPKHTLVYEITGPMFFAAADKFMEITNANEAHIKVIILRMRSVGAMDVTALHTLENIERICRKKNITLLFSHVQEQPFSVMTKAGFYQKIGQENFCKNIDEALQKAEMLAA from the coding sequence ATGGAGAAACTTAAGCCAAAATTATTCTCAGTGCTAAAGCACTATTCAAAGGAGCAATTACTAAAGGATATTACTGCTGGTATTATCGTTGCAATTATTGCTCTTCCGTTATCCATTGCCCTTGCAATCGCATCGGGTGTAAATCCAGAAAGAGGTCTTTATACTGCCATTATTGCTGGATTTTTTATTTCTTTCTTTGGAGGCAGTAGGGTTCAAATTGGTGGTCCAACGGCCGCTTTTGTCGTAATAATCTATGGAATAATACAAGAGCATGGAATGAATGGACTAATTATAGCAACAATCATGGCAGGTTTTTTATTAATTATTATGGGCTTGTTGCGATTCGGAACATTAATTAAATTTATTCCTTATACAATTACAACCGGATTTACTGCTGGAATCGCAGTAGGAATATTTGCTGGTCAGATAAAAGATTTTCTTGGATTATCTATGGGAAGTGTTCCTTCTGAATTTCTAGAAAAGATGAAAGCTTATGCAGAGCATATCACTACAATTAATTGGTCAGCATTACTAATTGGAGCAATTTCCTTACTCATTTTAATTCTCTGGCCAAAAGTAACAGATAAAATACCTGGTTCTTTAATTGCTGTTATAGTAAGCACTTTAATCGTTAAATTTTCAGGTATGAATGTAAGCACGATTGGAAGTGTGTATGGTGAGTTGTCCAGTAAATTCCCTACAATGCAAATTCCTGATTTAAATTTCCACACTATAAAAAGTTTATTCCAACCTGCTTTAACAATCGCGATTTTAGCTGGTATCGAATCACTATTATCCTGTGTAGTGTCCGATGGTATGATTGGAAGTAAGCATCGTTCAAACATGGAATTAATTGCACAGGGTATTGGAAACATATTCTCAAGTTTATTTGGTGGTTTGCCTGCAACCGGTGCAATTGCACGTACCGCTGCAAATGTTAAAAATGGTGGTAGAACTCCTATCGCTGGTATTGTTCACTCAATTACATTGCTACTAATATTATTAGTACTAATGCCACTCGCTGCACTTATCCCAATGCCTACTCTTGCTGCTGTATTAATTATGGTAGCGTACAACATGAGTGAATGGAGGGTATTTGTGAATTTAGTAAAGACAGCACCAAAAAGCGATATTATCGTATTGGTTACAACCTTCTTATTAACAGTCATCTTTGATTTAGTAGTTGCAATCGAAGTTGGTGTGGTTTTAACTGCCTTACTATTTATGAAACGAATGGCTGATGTTACAGATATTAAAGGATGGAAATATATTCAGGAAGAAGACAGTGATAATGAATCTGATTCTGAAAATATTAATTTAAAAGTTGTTCCAAAGCATACTTTAGTTTATGAAATTACTGGCCCTATGTTTTTTGCAGCTGCCGATAAATTTATGGAAATTACGAACGCAAATGAAGCCCATATTAAAGTAATCATTCTAAGAATGAGAAGCGTTGGAGCAATGGATGTTACTGCTCTACATACCCTAGAAAATATAGAGAGAATTTGTAGAAAGAAAAATATTACACTTCTATTCTCACATGTTCAAGAACAGCCTTTTTCCGTTATGACAAAGGCTGGATTTTATCAAAAAATTGGCCAAGAAAACTTCTGCAAGAATATTGATGAAGCATTACAAAAGGCAGAAATGTTAGCAGCTTAA
- a CDS encoding iron-containing alcohol dehydrogenase family protein: MKNQNIFLPNYSVGEDCYQEIPYITRYFGKNAVVVGGKTAMEKAKDALEKGIAGSQVTILGYVWYGGDSTMENVENLKNNSLVQQADMLFAVGGGRACDTVKTLGDMLEKPVFTFPTLASNCAACTNLSVIYNEDGSFKEYYYQKQPANHTFINTKIIAESPYNMFWAGVGDALSKEYEVAFACQEKKLHHLPLLGLGIAKTCASPLITLGKKAIEDCKNNQVSFELEQVALDIIMLTGIVSNCTVNQNQPDPTENYYYNSSLAHCVYYGSSLIPSCEKHLHGEIVSFGVLCQLTYEQNFKERDRILEFNHSVGLPITMAEIGLTNEHLPIIAKKASSVIEWSYVPGNPTEEKFIQAIKDADAAGRKLLENNK, from the coding sequence ATGAAAAATCAGAACATATTTTTACCTAATTACAGTGTTGGAGAGGATTGCTATCAGGAAATCCCATACATTACAAGATACTTTGGAAAGAATGCAGTAGTTGTAGGCGGCAAAACTGCTATGGAAAAAGCGAAGGATGCGTTAGAAAAAGGTATTGCAGGATCACAAGTTACCATTCTTGGATACGTTTGGTATGGTGGAGATTCTACAATGGAAAACGTTGAAAACTTAAAAAATAATTCACTGGTACAACAAGCTGATATGCTCTTTGCTGTCGGTGGTGGTAGAGCCTGTGATACAGTTAAGACGCTTGGAGATATGCTTGAGAAACCAGTATTCACATTTCCAACTCTTGCATCGAATTGCGCAGCTTGTACAAATTTAAGTGTAATTTATAATGAGGATGGTTCTTTTAAAGAATATTATTATCAAAAACAGCCTGCCAACCACACATTTATAAATACAAAAATTATTGCAGAGTCCCCTTATAATATGTTTTGGGCTGGTGTGGGAGATGCTCTTTCAAAGGAATACGAAGTAGCTTTTGCGTGTCAGGAAAAGAAACTTCATCACCTTCCATTATTAGGTCTTGGAATTGCTAAAACCTGTGCCTCCCCATTGATTACACTTGGCAAAAAGGCAATTGAAGACTGCAAAAACAACCAAGTTTCTTTCGAGCTTGAGCAGGTTGCCCTTGACATCATTATGCTTACAGGTATTGTATCCAACTGTACAGTAAACCAAAACCAACCAGATCCAACGGAAAATTACTACTATAACAGTTCACTTGCTCACTGCGTATATTATGGCAGTTCACTAATACCTTCCTGTGAAAAACATCTACATGGCGAAATTGTTTCTTTTGGAGTTTTATGTCAACTTACATATGAACAAAACTTCAAAGAAAGAGATCGAATCCTTGAATTTAACCATAGTGTTGGTCTTCCTATAACCATGGCTGAAATTGGCTTAACGAATGAGCATCTTCCGATCATAGCTAAAAAGGCTTCTTCTGTTATTGAATGGAGCTATGTACCTGGCAATCCAACGGAAGAAAAATTTATTCAAGCAATCAAAGACGCCGATGCGGCTGGAAGAAAGTTGTTAGAAAATAATAAATAA
- a CDS encoding response regulator transcription factor, protein MIKILIVEDEKPISNLIFLSLSSAGYECETAYDGMEASDKLLEKRYDLILLDIMLPKVNGYEVLEFVKPMDIPVIIISAKGKLEDRIKGLKLGADDYLTKPFEILELLARVESVLRRCHKSSDIIEYEDVSINLKGHLVKKADKVINLTEKEFNLLVFFIQNKNVALYREQIYERVWEGEYKGDTRTVDLHIQRLRKKMGWEKKIISIHKIGYMLEES, encoded by the coding sequence ATGATTAAAATACTAATTGTTGAAGATGAAAAACCTATATCAAATCTAATTTTTCTTAGTTTAAGTTCCGCTGGTTATGAATGTGAAACAGCATATGATGGTATGGAAGCTTCTGATAAATTATTAGAAAAAAGATACGACTTAATATTACTTGATATAATGCTACCAAAAGTGAATGGCTATGAAGTATTAGAGTTTGTAAAACCAATGGATATACCAGTAATTATCATATCAGCAAAAGGAAAATTAGAGGATAGAATAAAAGGATTAAAACTGGGGGCAGATGATTATTTAACTAAACCCTTTGAAATATTAGAACTTTTAGCAAGAGTAGAGAGTGTATTAAGAAGATGCCATAAAAGTTCAGATATTATAGAATACGAAGATGTTTCTATCAATTTGAAGGGCCATCTAGTTAAGAAGGCAGATAAAGTGATTAACTTAACAGAAAAAGAATTCAATCTATTAGTCTTTTTTATACAAAATAAGAATGTTGCATTGTATCGGGAACAGATTTATGAAAGAGTCTGGGAAGGAGAATATAAAGGAGACACTAGAACAGTTGATTTACATATTCAACGGTTAAGAAAAAAAATGGGATGGGAAAAGAAAATTATTTCCATTCATAAAATAGGTTATATGTTGGAGGAGTCATGA
- a CDS encoding sensor histidine kinase, which yields MKFSLKIFISTFLLVMLTLCVGETIVLSITFNKELRSEIEQGKNENLMMRMQIATLTKNYNKSIYRNEREVLETVLKTLTKSWKYENRQYLILDQYKNVREENGRYFNLISLKEFPENEEALKYNINKIEDRYYLSMCTRLNMEEDIFIINTRDISELFEDRDELLRIAFIVNLFIGGIGAAFNWIIVYKISKPIREMTLATKKIKEGSFGVKVSTRNKDELGVLADCFNGMIESLDEKILELKDAARRQEDFVGSFAHEIKTPLTSIIGYADLLRSKKMDTETTFMAANYIFTEGKRLENISIKLLELIVEKNNKVQMSEIFVDQLLCEVVEILKPVLEEKSIKVIMNTEHFLINVDVELMKTVFINVIDNARKAVDINGIITIEAHRADEKVTIEIIDNGRGIPKEDLEKITEAFYRVDKSRARKEGGVGLGLSITEQIIKLHHGEIKFDSELNKGTRVCISWRC from the coding sequence ATGAAATTTTCATTGAAAATCTTTATTAGTACATTTTTGCTCGTGATGCTAACGTTATGTGTAGGTGAAACCATAGTGCTTTCAATTACATTTAATAAAGAGCTAAGAAGTGAGATAGAACAGGGGAAAAATGAAAACTTAATGATGCGAATGCAAATTGCAACATTAACAAAAAATTATAATAAATCCATATACCGGAATGAAAGAGAGGTCTTAGAAACTGTATTAAAGACCCTTACAAAAAGCTGGAAATATGAAAACCGGCAATATTTGATTTTAGATCAATATAAAAATGTAAGAGAAGAAAATGGTAGATATTTTAATTTAATATCTCTAAAAGAATTCCCAGAGAATGAAGAGGCCTTAAAATATAACATAAATAAAATAGAAGATAGGTATTATCTTTCAATGTGCACAAGACTGAATATGGAGGAAGATATCTTTATCATAAATACGCGTGATATTTCAGAGCTATTCGAGGATAGAGATGAATTACTGCGGATAGCTTTTATCGTGAATTTGTTCATTGGAGGTATTGGTGCTGCTTTTAATTGGATTATTGTATATAAAATATCAAAACCAATTAGAGAGATGACCCTTGCAACAAAAAAAATAAAAGAAGGCAGTTTCGGAGTAAAAGTCAGTACGAGAAATAAAGATGAGTTAGGTGTTCTAGCAGACTGCTTTAATGGGATGATAGAATCCTTAGATGAAAAAATACTGGAACTAAAAGATGCCGCAAGAAGACAGGAAGATTTCGTTGGAAGTTTTGCACACGAAATAAAAACTCCACTAACATCCATTATTGGGTATGCTGATCTTTTGCGAAGTAAGAAGATGGATACTGAAACAACATTTATGGCTGCAAATTATATTTTTACTGAAGGAAAAAGGCTTGAAAATATTTCAATTAAGCTTTTGGAATTGATTGTTGAAAAGAATAACAAAGTACAAATGAGTGAAATTTTTGTAGACCAATTACTTTGTGAAGTTGTAGAAATATTAAAACCTGTTCTTGAGGAAAAAAGTATAAAAGTTATTATGAACACGGAACATTTTCTTATAAATGTAGATGTGGAACTGATGAAGACAGTTTTTATCAATGTCATAGACAATGCAAGAAAGGCAGTTGATATAAATGGTATTATTACGATAGAAGCACATAGGGCAGATGAAAAAGTTACAATTGAAATTATCGATAATGGGAGAGGAATTCCAAAAGAGGATCTAGAGAAAATTACGGAAGCCTTTTATAGAGTAGATAAATCCCGAGCTAGAAAAGAAGGTGGCGTAGGACTAGGTTTGAGTATCACTGAACAGATTATTAAGTTACATCATGGAGAAATTAAATTTGATAGTGAACTGAATAAAGGGACAAGAGTTTGTATTAGTTGGAGGTGTTAG
- a CDS encoding alpha/beta fold hydrolase, with product MGFYIETRDHVNIYVEDLNPKGEKTILFLHGWPGSHKLFEYQFDVLPRLGYRCIGIDTRGFGNSDKPWTGYDYNTLSDDVRDIIDALGLSDITLAGHSTGGAMAIRYMSRHKEHRVSKLALFDAAAPSLIKRPNFPYGLDKEVVLQIIQGTYNDRPKMLQDFGDTFFFQHITQGFSEWFFQLGLQAAGWATAAIANTWINEVLFSDLETITVPTLIIHGIHDKVVPFQLGEIQNQNIKTSDLLPFYYSGHATFYDEKDRFNEELVKFIEG from the coding sequence ATGGGATTTTATATTGAAACAAGAGATCATGTTAATATTTATGTTGAAGATCTTAATCCGAAAGGGGAAAAAACAATCCTTTTTCTTCATGGATGGCCTGGAAGTCATAAATTGTTTGAATATCAATTCGATGTACTCCCAAGGTTAGGATATCGGTGCATTGGAATAGACACCAGAGGGTTTGGAAATTCAGATAAACCTTGGACGGGGTACGATTATAATACCTTATCTGATGACGTTAGAGATATCATTGATGCCTTAGGACTTAGTGACATTACACTTGCTGGGCATTCAACTGGTGGGGCAATGGCTATTCGATATATGAGTAGACACAAAGAACATCGTGTATCAAAACTCGCTCTTTTTGATGCTGCAGCTCCTAGCCTTATTAAACGCCCTAATTTCCCATATGGATTAGATAAAGAAGTTGTTTTACAGATAATTCAAGGTACATACAACGATCGTCCGAAAATGCTACAAGATTTTGGTGATACCTTTTTCTTTCAACACATTACACAAGGCTTTTCAGAATGGTTCTTCCAGTTAGGATTGCAAGCTGCTGGTTGGGCAACTGCTGCCATCGCAAATACCTGGATAAATGAGGTGCTTTTTTCAGATTTAGAGACTATAACGGTTCCAACTTTAATCATTCATGGAATTCATGATAAGGTCGTTCCTTTTCAACTTGGGGAAATACAAAACCAAAACATTAAAACATCAGATCTACTCCCATTTTATTATAGTGGTCATGCAACATTTTATGATGAGAAAGATCGATTTAATGAGGAATTGGTAAAGTTTATTGAAGGATAA